In Cyprinus carpio isolate SPL01 chromosome A1, ASM1834038v1, whole genome shotgun sequence, the following proteins share a genomic window:
- the LOC109095421 gene encoding centromere protein K-like → MEQDIQCSRSSEGKAVLLERCEEQFELLQKLQNEIILADTEANDDQSNEAVNRLIAITSELEQWHEMEPKLLTNSPEVLLAVGKEELQRLNSQLKMVLSCSQAKLDAQKKILKREQTWQAEKKEALNAVCEKITRLQRENQKSEHSILQDLKRKINNLKDYHGSLMEMLSDMLAEHFPLPDPQGNSTKKKRAAAYDAEIDLISLSEIIERLTNKTLETPHDPYVTTDDTFWPPYTEMLLRNGIATRCPEDCNKIRLEMFF, encoded by the exons ATGGAGCAGGACATCCAGTGCTCTCGGTCTTCAGAGGGTAAAGCAGTGCTGTTAGAGCGGTGTGAGGAGCAGTTCGAACTGCTACAGAAG cttcaaaatgaaataattctgGCAGACACAGAGGCTAATGATGATCAGTCAAATGAG GCAGTGAATCGCCTGATTGCAATCACATCTGAGCTTGAGCAATGGCATGAAATGGAACCAAAAT TGCTGACTAACAGTCCTGAAGTCTTATTAGCGGTTGGTAAAGAAGAG TTGCAAAGACTCAACAGTCAACTTAAAATGGTCCTGTCATGCTCACAAGCAAAGCTGGATGCCCAGAAAAAGATTTTGAAAAg GGAGCAGACATGGCAAGCAGAGAAGAAAGAAGCGTTGAATGCAGTGTGTGAGAAAATCACCAGATTACAGCGTGAAAATCAGAAATCAGAGCACAG cattttgCAGGATCTGAAGAGAAAAATTAACAATCTGAAGGACTATCACGGCAGTCTCATGGAAATGCTGAGCGACATGTTAGCTGAGCACTTCCCACTTCCTGATCCCCAAGGAAACAGCACGAAGAAAAAAAGA GCTGCTGCATATGATGCAGAGATTGACCTGATTTCACTGAGTGAGATTATCGAG agaTTGACCAATAAAACATTAGAAACTCCTCATGACCCTTACGTGACAACTGATGACACTTTCTGGCCACCATACACAGAAATGCTTCTTCGCAATGGTATTGCAACACGATGTCCAGAAGATTGCAATAAAATCCGtctggaaatgtttttttga